The following proteins are co-located in the Candidatus Accumulibacter cognatus genome:
- the tadA gene encoding Flp pilus assembly complex ATPase component TadA, giving the protein MARPEKIRLGDLLVQQGLLTDEQLKFALDEQKRSGRKLGRIVVDSSFVTEEAISQALAKQLQVPYVDLRHFNPRAELVNLLPEAQARRFRAVVLDEIRGRLRVGFVDPTDLQAYDEVLRLLRREIDLVVVAEGHLLALVDRVYRRTEEISGLARELTAELEDVPIEFGGLIGTATGAEEAPVVKLLQTVFEEAIRSRASDIHIEPQDRSLRVRFRIDGILQVQMEADAKIAPALSLRLKLMSGLDISEKRLPQDGRFAIKVRNNQIDVRISTMPTQYGESVVMRLLNQNTGLLGLDRLNMPPPTLERLRHAIRRPSGMVLVTGPTGSGKTTTLYAALSELNTTEKKIITVEDPVEYRLPGINQVQVHEKIDLSFERVLRSALRQDPDIVLVGEMRDQTTAEIGMRAAITGHMVLSTLHTNDVISTPIRLLDMGVPRYMVALSLQLVLAQRLVRVICGNCAEPHRPSPQEHEWLRYELGDTVDQHRFLQGKGCLHCAGTGYQGRTGVYEMLEMTNEIVEAINVDDTGSFVQAARRQMAGETLRRDALRLVVQGRTTIEEAMRISNQFED; this is encoded by the coding sequence ATGGCTCGACCGGAAAAGATTCGCCTCGGCGATCTGCTCGTTCAGCAAGGCCTACTCACTGACGAACAACTCAAGTTTGCGCTCGATGAGCAAAAACGCAGCGGACGCAAGCTGGGCCGCATCGTCGTCGACAGTTCATTTGTCACCGAAGAGGCGATTTCGCAGGCGCTCGCAAAACAATTGCAAGTTCCCTACGTCGATCTCAGGCACTTCAATCCACGCGCTGAACTGGTCAATCTCCTGCCCGAGGCGCAGGCGAGGCGTTTTCGCGCGGTCGTGCTCGACGAGATTCGCGGCCGACTGCGGGTTGGTTTCGTCGATCCCACCGACCTGCAGGCTTATGACGAAGTCCTGCGTCTTCTGCGTCGCGAAATCGACTTGGTGGTAGTGGCCGAGGGCCATTTGCTGGCGCTGGTCGATCGCGTCTATCGGCGTACCGAAGAAATCAGCGGCCTGGCCAGGGAACTGACCGCCGAACTGGAAGATGTGCCGATCGAATTTGGCGGCCTGATCGGAACGGCTACGGGTGCCGAGGAAGCTCCCGTCGTCAAATTGCTGCAGACCGTATTCGAAGAAGCCATTCGTTCGCGTGCTTCGGATATCCATATCGAACCACAGGATCGCTCGCTGCGTGTTCGCTTCCGTATCGACGGCATCTTGCAGGTACAGATGGAAGCCGATGCCAAAATTGCCCCGGCCCTCTCTCTGCGTCTCAAGTTGATGTCCGGACTCGACATCTCGGAAAAGCGCTTGCCGCAGGACGGTCGTTTTGCCATCAAGGTGCGCAACAACCAGATCGACGTGCGGATTTCGACCATGCCGACGCAGTACGGCGAGTCGGTCGTGATGCGCCTGCTGAACCAGAACACCGGACTGCTCGGGCTGGATCGGCTGAACATGCCGCCACCTACGCTCGAACGTCTGCGCCATGCGATACGTCGTCCCAGTGGCATGGTGCTGGTCACCGGTCCGACCGGCAGCGGCAAGACGACGACGCTCTATGCTGCCCTGTCCGAACTCAATACCACCGAGAAGAAGATCATCACCGTTGAAGACCCGGTGGAATACCGGCTTCCCGGCATCAATCAGGTGCAGGTGCACGAGAAGATCGATCTGTCCTTCGAGCGGGTGTTGCGTTCCGCACTGCGACAAGATCCGGACATCGTTCTGGTCGGCGAGATGCGCGATCAGACCACCGCTGAAATCGGCATGCGCGCCGCGATTACGGGCCACATGGTACTCTCGACCCTGCATACCAACGATGTCATCTCGACCCCCATTCGACTGCTCGACATGGGCGTTCCCCGTTACATGGTTGCACTATCGTTGCAACTGGTGCTGGCACAGCGGCTGGTGCGGGTGATCTGCGGCAACTGCGCCGAACCACACCGCCCGTCGCCGCAAGAACACGAATGGCTGCGCTACGAGTTGGGCGACACGGTCGACCAGCACCGCTTCCTGCAGGGGAAGGGCTGCCTGCATTGCGCCGGAACAGGCTACCAGGGTCGTACCGGGGTTTACGAGATGCTCGAAATGACCAACGAAATTGTCGAGGCGATCAACGTCGACGACACGGGCAGCTTCGTTCAGGCGGCACGCCGGCAGATGGCCGGCGAAACGCTGCGCCGCGATGCCCTGCGACTGGTGGTGCAAGGCCGCACGACCATCGAGGAAGCGATGCGCATCAGCAATCAGTTCGAAGATTGA
- a CDS encoding AMP-binding protein, with the protein MSSASAGDRECLNFSFDVMAAGNDRPALWVVNEDGTEQKMSFSEMSKRSSQVANWLRAQGVRRGDRILMMLGNEVPLWDTMLASIKLGAVLSPATTLLAPDDLRDRLDRGQVRHVVIGHTHADKFSGLPGDYTRITVGGAVPGWKQLEEAYQGSNEFVPDGSTLATDPQLLFFTSGTTSKPKLVLHSQQSYPVGHLSTMYWLGLQPGDVHWNISSAGWAKHAWSCFFAPWNAGATVFIYNYSRFAAASILETLVRCSVTTLCAPPTVWRMLIQEDLGKYPVKVRELIGAGEPLNPEVIDQVKAAWGITLRDGFGQTETTAQVGNSPGQTVKLGSMGRPMPGYQVRLVDVDGQVSDEGEICLMLSPRPLGLMISYDDDPEKTAEVMRDGFYHTGDTASVDADGYITYVGRADDVFKASDYRISPFELESVLIEHEAVAEAAVVPSPDPLRLAVPKAFLTLRAGYEPGRELARDIFVFLRSRLSPYKRVRRLEFGELPKTISGKIRRVELRKGEQGRDRAATTRGEFEYYEEDFEF; encoded by the coding sequence ATGTCTTCGGCATCCGCTGGCGATCGCGAGTGTCTAAACTTCAGTTTCGATGTGATGGCCGCGGGCAACGACCGTCCGGCGTTGTGGGTGGTCAACGAAGACGGTACGGAACAGAAGATGTCGTTCTCCGAAATGTCGAAGCGTTCGAGCCAGGTCGCCAACTGGCTGCGTGCGCAGGGCGTAAGGCGCGGCGATCGCATCCTGATGATGCTCGGCAACGAGGTGCCGCTGTGGGATACGATGCTGGCTTCGATCAAACTCGGCGCGGTGTTGTCGCCGGCGACCACGCTGCTTGCTCCCGATGACCTGCGCGACCGTCTCGACCGCGGGCAGGTGCGGCATGTGGTCATCGGCCATACGCACGCCGACAAGTTCAGTGGCCTGCCCGGCGACTACACGCGCATCACCGTTGGGGGCGCGGTTCCCGGCTGGAAGCAGCTCGAAGAGGCTTACCAGGGGTCGAACGAGTTCGTCCCCGACGGTTCGACCCTGGCGACCGATCCGCAATTGCTCTTTTTTACTTCCGGCACGACTTCCAAACCCAAGCTGGTGTTACACAGCCAGCAGAGCTATCCGGTCGGACATCTGTCGACCATGTACTGGCTCGGACTACAGCCTGGTGACGTGCATTGGAACATCAGTTCGGCCGGCTGGGCGAAGCACGCCTGGAGCTGCTTTTTCGCACCGTGGAACGCTGGCGCGACGGTATTCATCTACAACTACTCGCGCTTTGCTGCGGCGTCGATCCTTGAAACGCTGGTCCGATGCTCGGTGACCACCCTCTGTGCGCCGCCGACGGTATGGCGGATGCTGATCCAGGAAGACCTTGGCAAGTATCCGGTCAAGGTACGCGAACTGATCGGTGCCGGCGAGCCGCTGAATCCGGAAGTCATCGATCAGGTCAAGGCCGCCTGGGGAATCACCCTGCGCGACGGTTTTGGCCAGACCGAAACCACCGCCCAAGTCGGCAATTCGCCCGGACAGACGGTCAAGCTCGGTTCCATGGGTCGCCCGATGCCCGGCTATCAGGTGCGCCTGGTTGATGTTGACGGTCAGGTCTCCGACGAAGGCGAAATCTGTCTGATGCTGTCGCCGCGTCCGCTCGGGCTGATGATCTCCTACGACGACGACCCCGAGAAGACCGCCGAGGTGATGCGTGATGGCTTCTATCACACCGGTGACACCGCCTCCGTCGATGCCGATGGCTACATCACTTATGTTGGCCGCGCCGACGACGTGTTCAAGGCTTCCGACTATCGCATCAGCCCGTTCGAACTCGAGAGCGTCCTGATCGAACACGAGGCGGTCGCAGAGGCTGCCGTCGTGCCGAGTCCCGACCCCCTGCGCCTGGCCGTACCAAAAGCGTTCCTGACCTTGCGCGCCGGCTATGAACCAGGGCGTGAACTGGCGCGCGACATCTTCGTATTCCTGCGCAGCCGTCTGTCGCCGTACAAGCGTGTGCGACGACTCGAATTCGGCGAACTGCCGAAGACCATCTCAGGCAAGATTCGTCGCGTCGAACTGCGCAAGGGCGAACAGGGTCGGGATCGCGCCGCCACGACGCGCGGGGAATTCGAATACTACGAGGAGGATTTCGAGTTCTAG
- a CDS encoding type II secretion system F family protein translates to MPNFAYKGRNAGGDLVEGSLEGANSGAIVDFLRGQGLTPVEIRESRAGEPASRRKVTLFRQKISPIDLLLFSRQMHRLLKSGVPIMRSLSGLQEAAINPEMKRVIGEVRESLEGGRELSQTLARHPRVFSPFYLSMVRVGEATGLLDEVFFRLFEHLEFERYMREQVKSALRYPSFVVLAMVMALVIVNLFVIPAFAKVFAGFGAELPMMTRLLLGFSDFMVAYWPSLLLGAIGCGMAFGIWLRTTPGRYRWDRISLKFPIAGKILHKAALSRFARSFSLGMRSGVPVMQALSNSAQTVDNRYIAHCIEGMRESIERGESLLRAAISSGIFTPVVLQMVAVGEESGAVDDMMEEIGDMYRQEVEYELKTLSQQIEPILIVMLGIMVLILALGIFLPMWDLGKVAIKR, encoded by the coding sequence ATGCCGAACTTCGCTTACAAAGGACGGAACGCTGGCGGAGATCTCGTCGAGGGATCGCTTGAAGGGGCGAATAGTGGTGCCATCGTCGATTTTCTGCGCGGGCAGGGACTGACGCCGGTCGAGATCAGGGAGAGCAGGGCGGGCGAACCGGCATCCCGCCGGAAAGTCACGCTGTTCAGGCAAAAAATCTCGCCAATCGACCTCTTGCTCTTCAGCCGGCAGATGCATCGACTGCTCAAATCGGGCGTACCGATCATGCGTTCCCTGAGCGGTCTGCAGGAAGCGGCGATCAATCCCGAGATGAAGCGCGTCATTGGCGAGGTTCGCGAGAGTCTGGAAGGCGGTCGGGAATTGTCACAGACCCTGGCCCGGCATCCGCGCGTTTTCTCCCCGTTCTACCTGTCGATGGTTCGTGTCGGTGAAGCGACCGGTCTGCTCGACGAAGTTTTCTTCCGCCTGTTCGAGCACCTTGAGTTCGAGCGCTACATGCGCGAACAGGTTAAATCGGCGTTGCGCTACCCTAGCTTTGTGGTGTTGGCGATGGTGATGGCCCTGGTCATCGTCAATCTCTTCGTGATTCCTGCCTTTGCCAAGGTCTTTGCCGGTTTTGGGGCCGAATTGCCGATGATGACCCGGCTATTGCTCGGCTTTTCCGATTTCATGGTGGCTTACTGGCCATCCCTGTTGCTTGGTGCCATCGGCTGCGGGATGGCCTTTGGCATCTGGCTGCGAACGACCCCGGGGCGTTACCGCTGGGACCGGATATCCCTGAAATTTCCGATTGCCGGCAAAATCCTGCACAAGGCTGCGCTTTCCCGCTTCGCCCGCAGTTTTTCTCTGGGAATGCGCAGCGGCGTTCCGGTCATGCAGGCCTTATCCAATTCGGCGCAAACGGTCGATAACCGTTACATCGCGCATTGCATCGAAGGAATGCGCGAAAGCATCGAACGGGGCGAAAGCCTGTTGCGCGCCGCCATCAGTTCCGGCATCTTTACCCCCGTCGTCCTGCAGATGGTGGCTGTCGGAGAAGAGTCGGGAGCGGTCGATGACATGATGGAAGAGATTGGCGACATGTACCGGCAGGAAGTCGAATACGAACTCAAGACGCTCAGCCAGCAGATCGAACCGATTCTGATCGTCATGCTCGGCATCATGGTGCTGATCCTGGCGCTGGGCATCTTCCTGCCGATGTGGGATTTGGGCAAGGTGGCCATCAAGCGGTGA
- a CDS encoding transposase, giving the protein MSLAANVCLLLSEWISFLLVAVPPRSRQTFVELLIGCLLNPEGWVTRAIGAIRREAHWTTYYKLIERANVSVTELSLRLLQLVLRVCPAELVTLILDDTLVPRCAKVGPGISIKHDHSHKANRPTFLNCQCWVTLALVVRVRLGSALTVPIRSWLVEESGQRGKLWVARQLMDSVRGHVKGVRLLIDAWFMRRTLILPLLEQQVRIIGQVRRDTALFLPPEPEPKRRGRKRKYGRRIDAVVLEALPVQAMELMLYGTVQRVRVRSVLAVARFLKGLPVRAVWCEMFLSDHTWSRPRLILATETNLSAQQVVEIYAERWGIEPLFHNLKRWWGVANLWQQSKAALELWMQIRSTAYALTQLLALQLWQSFPLMAIAPWRKGAMITAGLFAQWLRMQFIGLPVRDAYDPKSGQFVMPVPGQDQRLQC; this is encoded by the coding sequence ATGTCCCTCGCTGCCAACGTTTGCTTGCTGCTCTCGGAATGGATTTCCTTTCTCTTGGTGGCTGTGCCACCGCGTTCTCGCCAGACCTTCGTCGAACTGCTGATCGGCTGCCTGCTCAACCCGGAAGGCTGGGTCACTCGGGCCATCGGGGCCATTCGCCGAGAAGCGCACTGGACGACCTATTACAAGCTCATCGAGCGGGCAAACGTGTCGGTCACGGAACTGTCCCTCCGTTTGCTGCAACTGGTGCTGAGGGTGTGCCCGGCCGAACTGGTCACCCTGATTCTCGACGATACGCTGGTTCCGCGCTGTGCGAAGGTCGGGCCGGGGATCAGTATCAAGCACGATCACAGCCACAAGGCCAATCGGCCGACCTTTCTGAACTGCCAGTGCTGGGTCACGCTGGCACTGGTCGTTCGCGTCCGCCTGGGCTCGGCGCTGACGGTGCCAATTCGCTCCTGGCTGGTCGAAGAGTCGGGCCAACGTGGCAAACTCTGGGTGGCACGGCAGTTGATGGACTCGGTCCGGGGGCACGTCAAGGGAGTGCGCTTGCTGATCGATGCCTGGTTCATGCGCCGCACTCTGATTCTTCCTTTGCTCGAACAACAGGTCCGCATCATCGGACAGGTGCGCCGCGATACGGCCTTGTTTCTGCCGCCGGAACCGGAGCCGAAACGCCGAGGACGGAAGCGCAAGTACGGCCGCCGGATCGATGCCGTGGTACTCGAAGCCTTGCCGGTGCAGGCGATGGAACTGATGCTGTACGGCACGGTGCAGCGGGTTCGGGTGCGCTCGGTCCTCGCCGTGGCGCGATTCCTGAAGGGGCTCCCGGTCCGCGCGGTATGGTGCGAGATGTTCCTGTCCGACCACACCTGGTCACGGCCGCGCCTGATTCTGGCGACCGAGACCAACCTGTCGGCACAACAGGTGGTGGAGATCTACGCCGAGCGCTGGGGGATCGAGCCCTTGTTTCACAACCTGAAGCGCTGGTGGGGAGTGGCCAATCTGTGGCAGCAGTCGAAGGCTGCCCTGGAACTGTGGATGCAGATTCGTTCCACGGCCTACGCGTTGACGCAACTGCTCGCCCTGCAGTTGTGGCAGTCCTTTCCGCTGATGGCCATCGCCCCCTGGAGAAAGGGTGCCATGATCACCGCGGGCCTTTTCGCTCAATGGCTGCGCATGCAATTTATCGGACTTCCCGTGCGCGACGCCTACGACCCGAAGTCCGGTCAATTCGTGATGCCCGTCCCCGGCCAGGATCAGCGTTTGCAGTGTTGA
- a CDS encoding prepilin-type N-terminal cleavage/methylation domain-containing protein, whose translation MRRTAQGFTLIELIIVITIIGILAAVALPRFINAQQDARIAKAQALFGSVRSAAALARSRCELDLAGGAAVGATCTTTAGTANMDGTAITMVNRYPAATAAGIIAATQIDTTNDGVTVAVGPPLTITINGATTAANCRISYTAATAVLAPVITLDTSGC comes from the coding sequence ATGCGGCGTACAGCACAAGGTTTTACCCTGATCGAACTCATCATCGTGATCACCATCATCGGCATTCTGGCGGCGGTTGCGCTGCCGCGCTTCATCAACGCCCAGCAGGATGCGCGCATTGCCAAGGCACAAGCCTTGTTCGGCAGTGTCCGGTCAGCGGCGGCATTGGCCAGATCCCGTTGCGAGCTGGATCTGGCCGGAGGAGCGGCGGTCGGCGCCACCTGTACGACAACGGCAGGAACCGCGAACATGGACGGCACCGCCATCACGATGGTCAATCGTTATCCGGCGGCGACCGCGGCGGGCATCATCGCCGCCACCCAGATCGATACGACCAATGATGGCGTTACGGTTGCCGTCGGGCCACCTTTGACGATCACGATCAACGGGGCAACGACTGCGGCGAACTGCCGCATCAGTTATACGGCGGCGACGGCGGTTCTGGCACCGGTCATTACCCTGGATACCTCAGGCTGTTGA
- a CDS encoding type II secretion system protein, with protein sequence MKQMQRGFTLIELVVVIVILGILAATALPKFVDLTDDAQTAAIKGVSGGLASADSINYAGCSVIGNVATAGKCVKMTKCSDVGTLMHPSMTLGTACSTSAYYLTADTAASTTNGTPVTCTLNMGKGSPCASGWTATYVVTGAGN encoded by the coding sequence ATGAAACAAATGCAGCGGGGCTTTACATTGATTGAACTGGTGGTGGTGATCGTCATTCTCGGCATCCTGGCGGCCACGGCCTTGCCGAAGTTCGTCGATCTGACCGACGATGCGCAGACGGCCGCGATCAAGGGCGTCAGTGGTGGGCTGGCCTCTGCAGATTCGATCAACTACGCGGGTTGTTCGGTCATTGGCAATGTCGCGACCGCCGGCAAGTGCGTCAAGATGACCAAATGCTCGGATGTCGGCACGCTGATGCATCCTTCGATGACCCTGGGCACCGCTTGCAGCACTTCAGCGTACTACCTCACCGCGGATACCGCCGCGAGCACCACCAACGGGACTCCGGTGACCTGCACGTTGAATATGGGCAAAGGATCTCCTTGTGCTTCAGGCTGGACTGCAACGTATGTGGTCACGGGTGCGGGTAACTAG
- a CDS encoding MarR family transcriptional regulator, protein MTQMLTDRYHDRLAGTLSCYDRIVITGTLPGACYAAGMTSFLNARHIRIFDYPRFAEPLRDRIREAALALATAQGARIEHVAKAQIRKEDLVAAVLKERGDHPGLVHVLSAMEACNAYEPWHDKQSHQTFLRHTSGKCLHYYFYWMDETLGLIYLRVPTWSPFRLQFYCNGHSRLAHSLTTAGIDYAMADNAFIRIADWERAQQLADAFSPDTLHALLDRYAEQCCPILEVFGQSYHWSLMQVEYSTDLLFRSDTILKSLYEELSRQAIFSVKADQVANFLGKKITPQLAQELGSRFTTRIEGTCIKHHFGKVSVKMYDKFNRVLRLETTTNNVSFFKHHRKVEHRDGHDSREIAPLRKTIYSLIDLREILLGCNRRYLEYLSALDDFSADDRNLHRLTSPQIVNGHSLKGFNFFDATQQALLRALQRPEFNIRGIRRADLAPFLRQISPASITRYLWRLRQFGLIKKVVHGYRYYLTRLGRSTIAAACRITEESIVPALAHATP, encoded by the coding sequence ATGACACAGATGCTGACGGATCGATATCACGACCGGCTTGCAGGAACGCTCTCCTGCTACGACCGGATCGTGATTACGGGGACGTTGCCCGGTGCGTGCTACGCGGCGGGGATGACGAGTTTTCTCAATGCCAGGCACATTCGAATTTTTGACTATCCGCGCTTTGCCGAGCCGCTGCGTGACCGCATTCGTGAAGCCGCACTGGCTCTGGCGACCGCGCAGGGAGCGCGAATCGAGCACGTTGCCAAGGCGCAGATCCGCAAGGAAGACCTCGTTGCCGCGGTGCTCAAGGAGCGTGGGGATCATCCAGGACTGGTGCATGTGCTCTCCGCCATGGAAGCCTGCAACGCCTACGAACCCTGGCACGACAAGCAAAGTCACCAAACCTTTCTGCGCCACACCTCGGGCAAGTGCCTGCACTACTATTTCTACTGGATGGACGAAACCCTCGGACTCATCTACCTGCGCGTGCCGACGTGGAGTCCATTCCGGCTGCAGTTCTACTGCAATGGCCACAGTCGGTTGGCACACTCGCTGACAACGGCAGGTATCGACTACGCGATGGCGGACAATGCTTTCATCCGTATCGCCGATTGGGAGCGGGCTCAGCAACTCGCGGACGCCTTCTCGCCGGACACCCTGCACGCTCTCCTGGACCGCTACGCCGAGCAGTGCTGCCCGATCCTCGAGGTCTTTGGACAGTCCTATCACTGGAGCCTGATGCAGGTGGAGTACTCGACCGATCTGCTGTTCCGCTCCGATACGATCCTGAAGTCGCTCTACGAGGAACTCTCCCGGCAGGCGATCTTCTCGGTCAAGGCAGACCAGGTCGCCAACTTCCTGGGCAAGAAGATCACACCGCAACTGGCGCAGGAACTCGGCAGCCGCTTCACGACGCGCATCGAGGGCACTTGCATCAAGCACCATTTTGGCAAAGTATCGGTCAAGATGTACGACAAGTTCAACCGCGTGCTGCGTCTGGAGACCACGACCAATAACGTTTCCTTCTTCAAGCACCACCGCAAGGTGGAACATCGGGATGGTCACGACTCGCGCGAGATCGCCCCCCTCCGAAAGACCATCTACAGCCTCATCGATTTGCGCGAGATCCTGCTCGGGTGTAATCGCCGCTATCTCGAATATCTCTCCGCACTGGACGACTTCTCCGCCGACGATCGCAACCTGCATCGACTGACCAGCCCCCAAATCGTCAATGGCCATAGCCTCAAGGGCTTCAACTTCTTCGACGCCACTCAGCAAGCCCTGCTGCGCGCGCTTCAGCGTCCCGAATTCAACATCCGTGGTATCCGCCGTGCCGACCTCGCTCCCTTCTTGCGCCAGATCTCGCCGGCCAGCATCACGCGCTATCTTTGGCGCCTGCGCCAGTTCGGTCTCATCAAGAAGGTCGTTCATGGCTATCGCTATTACCTTACCCGCCTTGGCCGCTCTACCATCGCCGCCGCTTGTCGAATCACGGAAGAAAGCATCGTTCCGGCACTCGCCCACGCGACCCCTTGA